One region of Euzebya rosea genomic DNA includes:
- a CDS encoding DegT/DnrJ/EryC1/StrS family aminotransferase, which translates to MIHLSSPIIGAEEIEAVTRVLASGMLAQGPEVAAFEEEFSAHVDGRSCVAVNAGTTGLHLAMLALGIGPGDEVIVPSFTFAATANVVRLCGAEPVFVDIDPVSFCMDPAAASAAVTARTAAVVPVHLYGHPADMTAIEALAARHGLAVVEDAAQAHLAAWHDVPVGALGDAAMFSFYPTKNMTTGEGGMIVVKDAAVARKLRLLRNQGMEARYANEIVGFNARLTDIGGALGRVQLRKVGGWTATRQANARALDARLRGVTPPTVVSGASHVYHQYTVRAADRDRLLAHLRKAGVAAGVYYPTPVHRLPSFGLRLDLPETERAAEEVLSLPVRPDLTESEIETIIAAVNDWAV; encoded by the coding sequence ATGATTCACCTCTCCAGCCCCATCATCGGAGCCGAGGAGATCGAAGCCGTCACGCGCGTGCTGGCCTCCGGGATGCTCGCCCAGGGGCCGGAGGTCGCCGCCTTCGAAGAGGAGTTCTCCGCCCACGTGGACGGCCGCTCCTGCGTGGCGGTCAACGCGGGCACCACCGGCCTGCACCTGGCGATGCTGGCGTTGGGGATCGGACCGGGCGACGAGGTGATCGTGCCGTCCTTCACCTTCGCTGCGACGGCCAACGTGGTGCGGCTGTGCGGTGCGGAGCCGGTGTTCGTCGACATCGATCCGGTCTCGTTCTGCATGGACCCGGCCGCGGCCTCAGCGGCAGTGACCGCGCGCACGGCAGCCGTTGTGCCGGTGCACCTGTACGGGCACCCCGCCGACATGACGGCGATCGAGGCGCTGGCGGCACGTCACGGCCTCGCTGTCGTCGAGGATGCGGCGCAGGCCCACTTGGCTGCGTGGCACGACGTCCCGGTGGGTGCCCTGGGTGATGCCGCGATGTTCAGCTTCTATCCGACCAAGAACATGACCACGGGGGAGGGGGGAATGATCGTCGTCAAGGACGCGGCAGTGGCCAGGAAGCTGCGGTTGCTGCGCAACCAGGGGATGGAGGCGCGGTATGCCAACGAGATCGTGGGGTTCAACGCCCGGCTCACCGACATCGGCGGCGCCCTGGGCCGCGTCCAGCTCCGCAAGGTCGGAGGCTGGACAGCGACACGTCAGGCCAACGCGCGTGCCTTGGATGCCCGGCTGAGGGGAGTGACGCCCCCCACTGTGGTCAGCGGGGCCTCGCACGTTTATCACCAGTACACCGTGCGGGCAGCGGACCGTGACCGCTTGCTGGCACACCTGCGCAAGGCCGGAGTCGCTGCGGGCGTCTACTACCCGACGCCGGTGCACCGACTCCCGTCGTTCGGGCTGCGGTTGGACCTCCCGGAGACCGAACGTGCGGCCGAGGAAGTCCTGAGCCTGCCCGTTCGGCCGGACCTGACCGAGTCCGAGATCGAGACGATCATCGCCGCGGTCAACGACTGGGCCGTCTGA
- a CDS encoding nucleotide sugar dehydrogenase yields MTAQQQTEGPRRVAVFGQGYVGLSVACAAATAGYDVVGIDTDGDRIAALQDGTLAVAGVRSDEFDTAIATRRLAFTTDGARCDDADIVLICVPTPILERLPDLSMVAAAGRTVAEHMKPGALVVLESTTYAGTTEDLLAPILEAGHRVAGQDFLLAFAPERIDPGNTTFAFHQIPRVVGGIDKASTDAAVAFYADLVDHVHPVSSTKAAEQAKLLENTFRMVNIAMVNEFAMLCADQGISPWEVIEAADTKPFGFMPFYPGPGVGGHCIPIDPIYLTWQSRRDAGRPIRLVELAQDINAEMPGWVTDRIAEALNDHAKPVRGSTVLAIGVTYKPDVGDLRESAALQVLHGLARRGADISYHDPHVPSLTVGADHLTSVDLTTEVVAAADLVAILTPHRAVDLDHVVAHAGLVFDARNATGGGPNVVVL; encoded by the coding sequence ATGACCGCACAGCAGCAGACCGAGGGCCCCCGTCGGGTCGCCGTCTTCGGACAGGGCTACGTCGGGCTGTCCGTCGCCTGTGCCGCCGCGACCGCCGGCTACGACGTGGTCGGCATCGACACCGACGGCGACCGGATCGCTGCCCTCCAGGACGGCACGCTGGCCGTCGCCGGTGTTCGGTCCGACGAGTTCGACACCGCCATCGCGACCCGGCGACTGGCGTTCACGACCGACGGGGCCCGCTGCGACGACGCCGACATCGTCCTGATCTGCGTCCCCACCCCGATCCTCGAACGGCTGCCCGACCTGTCGATGGTCGCCGCCGCCGGGCGGACGGTCGCTGAGCACATGAAGCCCGGCGCGCTGGTGGTGCTGGAGTCCACCACCTACGCCGGGACCACCGAGGACCTGCTCGCCCCCATCCTCGAAGCCGGCCACCGCGTGGCGGGGCAGGACTTCCTCCTCGCCTTCGCCCCCGAACGCATCGACCCGGGCAACACCACCTTCGCCTTCCACCAGATCCCCCGTGTCGTCGGGGGCATCGACAAGGCCTCCACTGACGCCGCCGTCGCCTTCTACGCCGACCTCGTCGACCACGTCCACCCCGTGTCGTCCACGAAGGCCGCCGAGCAGGCCAAGCTGCTGGAGAACACCTTCCGCATGGTGAACATCGCGATGGTCAACGAGTTCGCGATGCTCTGCGCCGACCAGGGCATCAGCCCGTGGGAGGTCATCGAGGCCGCCGACACCAAACCCTTCGGGTTCATGCCGTTCTACCCCGGCCCGGGCGTGGGTGGGCACTGCATCCCCATCGACCCGATCTACCTCACGTGGCAGTCACGGCGCGACGCCGGACGGCCGATCCGACTGGTCGAGCTGGCGCAGGACATCAACGCCGAGATGCCGGGCTGGGTCACCGACCGCATCGCCGAGGCCCTCAACGACCACGCCAAGCCCGTCCGCGGCTCGACCGTCCTCGCCATCGGCGTCACCTACAAGCCCGACGTCGGCGACCTCCGTGAGTCCGCTGCCCTCCAGGTCCTCCACGGACTGGCCCGCCGCGGTGCCGACATCAGCTACCACGACCCCCACGTCCCCTCGCTCACCGTCGGCGCGGACCACCTGACGTCGGTCGATCTGACGACCGAGGTCGTCGCCGCCGCCGACCTCGTCGCGATCCTCACCCCGCACCGCGCCGTTGACCTGGACCACGTCGTCGCGCACGCCGGGCTGGTCTTCGACGCCCGCAACGCCACCGGGGGCGGCCCGAACGTCGTGGTGCTGTAG
- a CDS encoding NAD-dependent epimerase/dehydratase family protein, whose product MRVLVTGGAGFIGANLVRTLLARGHECAVLDSFATGNPAWLADLPVAVHQGDVRQAELVDRLSAGADAIVHLGAVTGLPPSLRDPVTAHQVNVGGTLNVLQAARAHGGQVLFAGSAAVYGPTPPLPTDEDCPPNPISPYAATKLAAEQYALAWSASYGVDVLPLRFFNVYGPLQTSTQAYAAVVPAFVEAALAGRPLPVHGDGGQTRDFVHVDTVTDVLATAIEGRLTSRVPVNLALGEAHSLLDVADTLADVLGRPLERVHLPPRDGDVRHSRADQARLRALVGAVHPVGLRDGLASTVEWASAQR is encoded by the coding sequence GTGCGGGTCCTCGTCACGGGAGGCGCGGGCTTCATCGGCGCCAACCTCGTCCGCACCCTCCTCGCCCGCGGCCACGAGTGCGCCGTCCTCGACAGCTTCGCGACGGGCAACCCGGCGTGGCTGGCCGACCTGCCCGTCGCCGTCCACCAGGGCGACGTGCGGCAGGCCGAGCTGGTCGACCGGCTGTCTGCCGGCGCCGACGCGATCGTGCACCTCGGCGCCGTCACCGGCTTGCCACCCTCCCTCCGCGACCCGGTGACCGCCCACCAGGTCAACGTCGGCGGCACCCTCAACGTCCTGCAGGCCGCACGCGCCCACGGAGGGCAGGTCCTGTTCGCCGGGTCGGCCGCCGTCTACGGCCCCACCCCGCCGCTGCCCACCGACGAGGACTGCCCGCCCAACCCGATCAGCCCCTACGCGGCCACGAAGCTGGCCGCCGAGCAGTACGCCCTGGCATGGTCGGCGTCCTACGGCGTCGACGTGCTGCCGCTGCGCTTCTTCAACGTCTACGGCCCCCTCCAGACCTCCACGCAGGCCTACGCCGCGGTGGTCCCGGCGTTCGTCGAGGCCGCCCTCGCCGGTCGCCCGCTGCCCGTCCACGGCGACGGGGGCCAGACCCGCGACTTCGTGCACGTCGACACCGTCACCGACGTCCTGGCCACCGCCATCGAGGGCCGGCTGACCAGCCGCGTGCCGGTCAACCTGGCGCTCGGCGAGGCCCACTCGTTGCTCGACGTCGCCGACACCCTTGCCGATGTCCTCGGCCGGCCGCTGGAGCGGGTGCACCTGCCGCCGCGCGACGGTGACGTCCGGCACTCCCGGGCGGACCAGGCCCGCCTGCGCGCGCTCGTGGGGGCCGTCCACCCCGTTGGCTTGCGGGACGGCCTGGCCTCCACCGTGGAGTGGGCCAGCGCCCAGCGGTGA
- a CDS encoding aldo/keto reductase, with translation MEQVQLGRSGLFVSDVGLGTMQFGWSVDEAGSVEVMDAFVEMGGTFIDTADIYSAWAGRMGGPEQAGGVSEEIIGRWITARGNRDQIVVATKVRGAMGVNFSEGRSTVHQREGLSRQWIQQACEDSLRRLQVDHIDLYQAHWIDPLVPIEETLGAFTDLVRQGKVRYIGCSNYSAWRIVESLWAADTNGFERYVSLQPEYNLLSPNRGDVERELAPMCERYGIGVVPYSPLAGGLLTGKYRRGQELPDSVRAEENAEEKVTDGTWDIIETLVAVAERNDISPATAAIAWQQSKSFVTAPIVGANRPSQLKGTLTGLDKGLPAEDLDALDRVSDFHVPRYAEER, from the coding sequence ATGGAGCAAGTGCAGCTGGGCCGGTCGGGCCTTTTCGTGTCCGACGTCGGGCTGGGGACGATGCAGTTCGGCTGGTCGGTCGACGAGGCCGGATCGGTGGAGGTGATGGACGCCTTCGTCGAGATGGGAGGGACGTTCATCGACACCGCCGACATCTACAGCGCCTGGGCCGGCCGCATGGGCGGTCCCGAGCAGGCCGGCGGGGTGTCGGAGGAGATCATCGGCCGCTGGATCACGGCGCGCGGCAACCGTGACCAGATCGTCGTGGCCACCAAGGTCCGCGGCGCCATGGGCGTCAACTTCTCCGAGGGCCGCTCGACGGTGCACCAGCGCGAGGGGCTGTCACGGCAGTGGATCCAGCAGGCGTGCGAGGACAGCCTTCGGCGGCTGCAGGTCGACCACATCGACCTGTACCAGGCCCACTGGATCGACCCGCTGGTCCCGATCGAGGAGACCCTCGGCGCGTTCACCGACCTGGTCCGCCAGGGCAAGGTCCGCTACATCGGCTGCTCCAACTACTCGGCCTGGCGGATCGTGGAGTCGTTGTGGGCCGCCGACACGAACGGGTTCGAGCGCTACGTCAGCCTGCAGCCCGAGTACAACCTGCTGTCCCCCAACCGCGGCGACGTCGAGCGGGAGCTGGCGCCGATGTGCGAGCGGTACGGCATCGGCGTCGTTCCCTACAGCCCCTTGGCTGGCGGCCTGCTGACCGGCAAGTACCGCCGCGGGCAGGAGCTGCCCGACAGCGTGCGGGCCGAGGAGAACGCCGAGGAGAAGGTCACCGACGGCACCTGGGACATCATCGAGACGCTGGTGGCCGTCGCCGAGCGCAACGACATCTCCCCCGCCACGGCAGCGATCGCGTGGCAGCAGTCCAAGTCGTTCGTGACCGCCCCCATCGTCGGGGCCAACCGACCGTCGCAGCTGAAGGGCACCCTGACCGGGTTGGACAAGGGCCTGCCCGCCGAGGACCTCGACGCGCTGGACCGCGTCAGCGACTTCCACGTCCCGCGCTACGCCGAGGAGCGCTGA
- a CDS encoding cell wall-binding repeat-containing protein — protein sequence MRRLPVVLVLALLATLAAVPPASAVGDVSDTINIQLPAGANDAPRLALRLSRATFPDDGADRVLIATDAQFADALTSGTLQGDDTPLLLTPSDDVRADVVTEINRLGATEVVLLGGVNALDETVEDELSDAGLDVERVSGPTRIETAIEVAKLAPESTTAIVSRAFPSGADASQAFADSLSAGAWAAATGWPSLLTSTDELPETIRQALADSDIERVMLLGGTAAVSPTVEDELESLGVDVVRVAGATRFDTAVEVAEQRGFDSAADADRIILVEGQAPDAWAAGFAAAAHSATYDAPVLLANGPTLPPATEAFLRANTFAVDVDEITEPVLVCAADPAACDLAREALGLPTEATLELDEPEDGVPSRSTLVGFLELFGADADVVVFGPCVTDGLVIVGDDGSFGLDVQASEGVCPLEFEIRFGNGTLQRISRTILVGPAEPLTGPVVDTETGGDAYTIVPEDADAPVVVTYSAADDFFVDGQPATIGAFEAAVTVADVATFRADNASGTIHELVNVDPSSITDGIVGNIDQSAGTMAIVEPVTGVALRPGIVLPAEPTLVVDGGDVDRETFDANINEGDEIALTATGASLTNRTVIGSVSRLDIDAVSGIIRVAIGGLGDDHANAEDDLYRLLESDEQTRYTVDGTTADFDTAVAALSPGDTASYRRANGIARLTVTNRAVAPVEGLVTETYDPDGSPVAPEPSDGGELTVLTATGRVDLSYSSGAVFRLDGAIATEAEFEAARTPGDAVVYQAPDAATDTPESLSLETGDLIGDLADITEGDNTFDVVTLAGVVYDDLDYSAAIFGGESVFEADGSDITMREFEDLLGLIDDGEETATVIVRPFAGDTLHRLTFIDA from the coding sequence GTGCGTCGCCTTCCCGTAGTCCTGGTCCTGGCCCTGCTGGCCACGTTGGCCGCCGTGCCCCCTGCCAGCGCAGTGGGTGACGTGTCGGACACCATCAACATCCAGCTACCCGCCGGTGCCAACGACGCCCCGAGGCTGGCGTTGCGGCTGTCCCGCGCGACCTTCCCCGACGACGGGGCGGACCGTGTGCTGATCGCCACCGACGCCCAGTTCGCCGACGCGTTGACGTCCGGCACCCTCCAGGGCGACGACACGCCGTTGCTGCTGACCCCCTCCGACGACGTCCGCGCCGACGTGGTCACCGAGATCAACCGCCTGGGTGCGACCGAGGTCGTCCTGCTCGGCGGCGTCAACGCGCTGGACGAGACGGTGGAGGACGAGCTGTCCGACGCCGGACTGGACGTCGAGCGGGTCTCGGGCCCCACCCGCATCGAGACCGCCATCGAGGTCGCCAAGCTGGCGCCCGAGTCGACCACCGCCATCGTCTCCCGGGCGTTTCCCAGCGGGGCGGACGCCTCGCAGGCCTTCGCCGACTCGCTGTCCGCCGGTGCATGGGCTGCCGCAACCGGCTGGCCGTCGCTGCTGACCAGCACCGACGAGCTGCCCGAGACGATCCGCCAGGCCCTCGCGGACTCCGACATCGAGCGCGTCATGCTGCTCGGCGGTACCGCCGCGGTCAGCCCGACGGTCGAGGACGAGCTGGAGTCCCTCGGCGTCGACGTCGTCCGCGTCGCCGGTGCCACCCGCTTCGACACCGCCGTCGAGGTCGCCGAGCAGCGCGGGTTCGACAGCGCCGCCGACGCCGACCGCATCATCCTGGTCGAGGGCCAGGCCCCCGACGCGTGGGCCGCCGGGTTCGCCGCTGCCGCGCACAGCGCCACCTACGACGCGCCGGTCCTGCTGGCCAACGGCCCCACCCTGCCGCCGGCCACCGAGGCGTTCCTGCGGGCCAACACCTTCGCCGTCGACGTCGACGAGATCACCGAGCCGGTGCTGGTCTGCGCCGCCGACCCCGCAGCCTGCGACCTGGCTCGCGAGGCGCTGGGCCTGCCCACCGAGGCAACCCTGGAGCTGGACGAACCCGAGGACGGCGTCCCCTCCCGCAGCACCCTCGTCGGGTTCCTCGAGCTGTTCGGGGCCGACGCCGACGTCGTCGTGTTCGGCCCCTGCGTCACCGACGGCCTCGTGATCGTCGGCGACGACGGCAGCTTCGGGCTGGACGTGCAGGCCAGCGAGGGCGTCTGCCCGCTGGAGTTCGAGATCCGCTTCGGCAACGGGACGCTGCAGAGGATCAGCCGGACGATCCTCGTCGGCCCGGCCGAGCCGCTGACCGGCCCGGTCGTGGACACCGAGACCGGTGGCGACGCCTACACCATCGTCCCGGAGGACGCCGACGCCCCCGTGGTCGTCACCTACTCCGCCGCCGATGACTTCTTCGTCGACGGACAACCCGCCACCATCGGCGCGTTCGAGGCCGCCGTCACGGTCGCCGACGTCGCCACGTTCCGCGCCGACAACGCCAGCGGCACCATCCACGAGCTGGTCAACGTCGACCCGAGCAGCATCACCGACGGCATCGTCGGCAACATCGACCAGTCCGCCGGCACGATGGCGATCGTGGAGCCCGTCACCGGTGTGGCGCTGCGTCCCGGCATCGTCCTGCCGGCGGAGCCCACGCTCGTCGTCGACGGCGGCGACGTCGACCGGGAGACCTTCGACGCCAACATCAACGAGGGCGACGAGATCGCCCTGACCGCCACCGGGGCCAGCCTGACCAACCGGACCGTCATCGGCAGCGTCAGCCGGCTGGACATCGACGCCGTGTCGGGCATCATCCGCGTGGCCATCGGCGGGCTCGGCGACGACCACGCCAACGCCGAGGACGACCTGTACCGCCTGCTGGAGAGCGACGAGCAGACCCGCTACACCGTCGACGGCACCACCGCGGACTTCGACACCGCCGTCGCGGCCCTGTCCCCGGGTGACACGGCCAGCTACCGGCGCGCGAACGGCATCGCCCGCCTGACCGTGACCAACCGCGCGGTCGCGCCCGTCGAGGGGCTGGTCACCGAGACCTACGACCCCGACGGTTCGCCCGTGGCCCCCGAACCCAGCGACGGTGGCGAGCTGACCGTCCTGACCGCCACCGGCCGTGTCGACCTGAGCTACTCCTCGGGCGCGGTGTTCCGCCTGGACGGCGCCATCGCCACCGAGGCGGAGTTCGAGGCGGCACGCACCCCCGGTGACGCCGTCGTCTACCAGGCGCCCGACGCCGCGACGGACACCCCCGAGTCGTTGTCGCTGGAGACCGGTGACCTCATCGGCGACCTGGCCGACATCACCGAGGGCGACAACACCTTCGACGTGGTGACCCTCGCCGGTGTGGTCTACGACGACCTCGACTACAGCGCCGCGATCTTCGGTGGCGAGTCGGTCTTCGAGGCCGACGGCTCCGACATCACGATGCGCGAGTTCGAGGACCTGCTCGGCCTGATCGACGACGGCGAGGAGACGGCCACCGTCATCGTCCGCCCGTTCGCCGGCGACACCCTCCACCGCCTGACCTTCATCGACGCGTAG
- a CDS encoding M15 family metallopeptidase, with product MRSDLGLHTIGQRLAGLADVGVSPRTRAAQAAPSATAFADALQAELDAVAPGRVGTTPLGFDQLATAATAVPAPSWLDTVGQRPVALGQGVRLTGTESVIVPSAGAATVEELLGIGTSAAPAVDHADHAGHADHVHEPVQLDRSGPPAELQAYGNGRIPPDALAPVGVGDHRLWAPAAHGFQDLVAAAEAEGITIGVNSSYRSYEGQVEMVERYGLYSRGGRAAQPGTSNHGWGVAMDLQLDDRALSWMRDNAERFGFVEDVPREPWHWTYYGS from the coding sequence ATGCGAAGCGACCTCGGCCTGCACACGATCGGTCAGCGCCTTGCCGGCCTGGCTGACGTCGGCGTGTCCCCACGCACCCGCGCGGCACAGGCCGCGCCCTCGGCCACCGCGTTCGCTGACGCCCTCCAGGCCGAGCTCGACGCCGTCGCACCCGGCCGGGTCGGGACCACACCACTCGGGTTCGACCAGCTGGCCACCGCCGCGACGGCCGTCCCCGCGCCGTCCTGGCTGGACACCGTCGGGCAACGACCCGTCGCGCTCGGCCAGGGCGTCCGGCTGACCGGCACCGAGTCGGTGATCGTGCCCAGCGCCGGCGCCGCCACCGTCGAGGAGCTGCTCGGCATCGGCACGTCGGCCGCACCGGCGGTCGACCACGCCGACCACGCCGGCCACGCCGATCACGTCCACGAACCGGTCCAGCTGGACCGCAGCGGCCCACCCGCCGAGCTGCAGGCCTACGGCAACGGACGGATCCCGCCCGACGCGCTGGCCCCCGTCGGGGTGGGCGACCACCGCCTGTGGGCCCCCGCCGCCCACGGCTTCCAGGACCTCGTCGCCGCCGCGGAGGCAGAGGGCATCACCATCGGCGTCAACTCCAGCTATCGCTCCTACGAGGGCCAGGTGGAGATGGTCGAACGCTACGGCCTGTACAGCCGGGGCGGCCGCGCCGCACAGCCGGGCACGTCCAACCACGGCTGGGGGGTCGCCATGGACCTGCAGCTCGACGACCGGGCCCTGTCGTGGATGCGCGACAACGCCGAACGGTTCGGGTTCGTCGAGGACGTCCCACGCGAACCCTGGCACTGGACCTACTACGGGTCCTGA
- a CDS encoding response regulator, whose amino-acid sequence MDTSPARVVVGDPACLVVDDDDAMRMLAVLQLIELGGNVEQAASTEQALGMLDGEMAFTMVVADRRLDGGTSGIDILRRAAEADRPPTLFLMTAHVDDSVMAEATAIGATVVDKLDLQPILDAWSAVVADQGP is encoded by the coding sequence GTGGACACCTCCCCCGCTCGTGTGGTCGTCGGTGACCCTGCCTGCTTGGTCGTCGACGACGACGACGCCATGCGCATGCTCGCGGTGCTGCAGCTGATCGAGCTGGGCGGGAACGTCGAGCAGGCGGCCTCCACCGAGCAGGCGCTGGGGATGCTCGACGGCGAGATGGCCTTCACGATGGTCGTGGCCGACCGGCGGCTGGACGGCGGCACCTCCGGCATCGACATCCTGCGGCGTGCCGCCGAGGCCGACCGGCCGCCGACGTTGTTCCTGATGACCGCACACGTCGACGACTCGGTCATGGCCGAGGCAACCGCCATCGGCGCCACCGTTGTGGACAAGCTTGACCTGCAGCCGATCCTGGACGCGTGGTCAGCGGTCGTGGCCGATCAGGGCCCGTGA
- a CDS encoding O-antigen ligase family protein: protein MTGRWSTQLRLAAPALPVAVAVLAFWRASVDVFNTAKATAVVVGVLLLLIGSCLGAVATGRARLPTGRWVAAGGAVVAALSVAVLTGGDVVRQLVGAPGRHGGWVLYVACVVLAILAARPDRATRRGIVLVLVATAVPVATYALLQAVDVDPLPWTTVEGGAPVFSTFGNVDFASAWLGMVGVLAAGMALSPLRSTGIRRLGAVAAVLCVGAAVATGSLQGPVVLLAGGAVLGLRAWQPARRTGLLVTGVTSVVVVGLLLGPASGVLDGALRSVETRLPKWQAALDIVADAPLTGRGLDTYGDWFFAARAPEVAEESGLRRSVDNAHNLPLHLLTGGGIVLVLAWLVFVVALPAVGVVRRRDAVWADPEDLAVVLAWAGYLLQAMVSIDVPPLAATGFLLTGLVAGVGGLAGQREVRVVGARPVGAVGLAAVLLVVALVPVLRPWRADLVGWDAAVARAAVEIPLAEAAVTRASTIAPWDGRYHAAQGGWLTGLGLLDEALAHQQEALARSPRDLGHALNVARLLEALGRRDDAAEAYELVLEIDPHTPAVRDEVDAFHEDGPSSSSAGVASPSPPEGAGAVTGDGSSIGPPPDR from the coding sequence ATGACTGGCCGCTGGTCGACGCAGCTACGGCTGGCGGCACCGGCGCTGCCGGTCGCCGTGGCCGTCCTGGCGTTCTGGCGTGCGTCGGTCGACGTGTTCAACACCGCCAAGGCCACGGCCGTGGTCGTTGGCGTCCTCCTCCTGCTCATCGGCAGCTGCCTGGGCGCGGTCGCCACCGGCCGGGCGAGACTGCCCACGGGCCGCTGGGTGGCCGCCGGCGGGGCCGTCGTCGCCGCGCTGTCGGTGGCGGTGCTGACGGGTGGGGACGTCGTCCGGCAGCTGGTCGGCGCGCCCGGACGCCACGGTGGCTGGGTGCTGTACGTCGCCTGTGTGGTCCTCGCGATCCTCGCCGCACGACCCGACCGGGCCACCCGTCGGGGGATCGTGCTGGTGCTGGTCGCCACCGCCGTGCCGGTCGCGACCTACGCGCTGCTGCAGGCGGTCGACGTCGACCCGTTGCCGTGGACGACCGTCGAGGGCGGCGCACCGGTGTTCTCCACGTTCGGCAACGTCGACTTCGCCTCGGCATGGCTGGGGATGGTGGGCGTCCTCGCCGCGGGCATGGCCCTGTCGCCGTTGCGGTCCACGGGGATCCGCCGGCTGGGTGCGGTGGCCGCAGTCCTGTGCGTCGGTGCGGCGGTCGCCACGGGCAGCCTGCAGGGACCGGTCGTGCTGCTGGCGGGTGGCGCCGTGCTCGGCCTGCGGGCGTGGCAGCCCGCCCGGCGCACCGGCCTGCTCGTGACCGGCGTGACGTCGGTCGTGGTGGTCGGGCTGCTGCTCGGCCCGGCGTCGGGCGTGCTGGACGGGGCGCTGCGCAGCGTGGAGACCCGTCTGCCCAAGTGGCAGGCGGCGCTGGACATCGTCGCCGACGCACCGCTGACCGGACGTGGGCTGGACACCTACGGCGACTGGTTCTTCGCCGCCCGGGCACCGGAGGTGGCCGAGGAGTCCGGCCTGCGTCGCAGCGTCGACAACGCCCACAACCTGCCGCTCCACCTGCTGACCGGCGGCGGGATCGTGCTGGTGCTCGCGTGGCTGGTCTTCGTCGTGGCGCTGCCCGCCGTCGGCGTCGTCCGACGGCGGGATGCGGTGTGGGCCGATCCCGAGGACCTCGCCGTCGTGCTGGCCTGGGCGGGCTACCTGCTGCAGGCGATGGTGTCGATCGACGTGCCGCCGCTGGCCGCCACCGGGTTCCTGCTGACCGGGCTGGTCGCCGGCGTCGGGGGGCTGGCAGGGCAGCGCGAGGTCCGGGTCGTCGGGGCCCGGCCGGTCGGTGCGGTGGGCCTGGCGGCCGTGCTGCTGGTCGTGGCGTTGGTGCCGGTCCTGCGGCCGTGGCGTGCGGACCTGGTCGGGTGGGATGCCGCGGTCGCGCGGGCAGCCGTGGAGATCCCGCTGGCCGAGGCGGCGGTGACCCGTGCCTCGACCATCGCCCCCTGGGACGGGCGGTACCACGCCGCCCAGGGCGGCTGGCTGACGGGGTTGGGGTTGCTGGACGAGGCGTTGGCCCACCAGCAGGAGGCGCTGGCCCGGTCACCCCGGGACCTCGGCCATGCCCTCAACGTCGCCCGCCTGCTGGAGGCGCTGGGCCGTCGGGACGACGCCGCCGAGGCCTACGAGCTGGTGCTCGAGATCGACCCGCACACCCCCGCGGTTCGCGACGAGGTCGACGCGTTCCACGAGGACGGCCCCTCCTCCTCATCCGCGGGGGTGGCCAGTCCGTCCCCACCGGAGGGCGCCGGCGCGGTCACCGGTGACGGCTCGAGCATCGGCCCGCCGCCGGATCGCTGA